From one Eucalyptus grandis isolate ANBG69807.140 chromosome 9, ASM1654582v1, whole genome shotgun sequence genomic stretch:
- the LOC104418931 gene encoding actin-depolymerizing factor 5, whose translation MAMAFKMATTGMWVADECKSSFMEMKWKKVHRFIVFKIDEKSRLVTVDKVGGPGEGFDELAASLPNDDCRYAVFDFDFVTVDNCRKSKIFFIAWSPTASRIRAKMLYATSKAGLRRALEGVHYELQATDPTEMGFDVIQDRAK comes from the exons ATGGCCATGGCTTTCAAGATG GCGACGACGGGGATGTGGGTCGCCGACGAGTGCAAGAGCTCGTTCATGGAGATGAAGTGGAAGAAGGTTCACCGCTTCATCGTGTTCAAGATCGACGAGAAGTCGAGGCTGGTCACCGTTGACAAGGTGGGCGGGCCCGGGGAGGGCTTCGACGAGCTGGCCGCCTCCCTCCCGAACGACGACTGCCGGTACGCCGTCTTCGACTTCGACTTCGTCACCGTCGACAACTGCCGGAAGAGCAAGATCTTCTTCATTGCATG GTCACCGACAGCATCGAGGATCAGAGCAAAGATGCTGTACGCGACTTCCAAAGCCGGGCTGAGGAGGGCGCTGGAGGGTGTCCATTACGAGCTTCAGGCGACCGACCCGACCGAGATGGGCTTCGATGTGATCCAGGACCGGGCCAAGTAG
- the LOC104418930 gene encoding CTL-like protein DDB_G0288717 has product MASTEEPNRPPASSSSLYDSSSSPTQPLLSTPPPEADGRPESEPDPTQYLQITYNYGPRPFKDLPFLVLFLLAALLTFGFGIFASFHRNADYSDLSSYSYNSTSSSCVDSSTASLARPRHALYVSSSLSSSALTDLIWVLVITLILSVPICFSLLLLLKHYAKQVVYASLPFFVLLPVFLNVYWFVACTVSSSCSDDFPLVYRILVLVFVFLVVAVIVWIFVANWHRIELTVRIIRVASDALSRNLALFWVLPCMTLGLLIYYAPIIVFLVLARQNGDIVATESDGEYTCEWKQDSWVPAYFALAILTMLWSLTVAIEAQVYVISGTIAQWYFSKEDTPPRKSIRSSLRNAFGPSSGTICLSGLLICVVRMVRTIVDGAKREDAPGFVNIVLRCCVNAFLWAIEFLNKFTITFAAITGEAYCTSARMTYELLKRNLLSAVFVETISTRLLAGIVFVFSAIYAVVVWAILEGVSDLGVDSYLVAVLAWVLLIVVLGFFIHVLDDVIDTVYVCYAVDRDRGEVCKQDVHEVYVHLPLSRNSRSSLVSRNLAV; this is encoded by the exons ATGGCCAGCACGGAGGAGCCCAACAGGCCacccgcctcctcctcctccctctacgactcctcctcctcccccaccCAGCCCCTCCTCTCCACGCCCCCGCCCGAGGCGGACGGGCGGCCCGAGTCcgaacccgacccgacccagtACCTCCAGATCACCTACAACTACGGCCCCCGCCCCTTCAAGGACCTCCCCTTCCTCGTCCTCTtcctcctcgccgccctccTCACCTTCGGCTTCGGCATCTTCGCCAGCTTCCACCGCAACGCCGACTACTCCGACCTCTCCTCCTACTCCTACAACTCCACTTCCTCCTCCTGCGTCGACAGCTCCACCGCTTCCCTCGCCCGCCCCCGCCACGCCCTTTATGTTTCCTCGTCTCTGTCTTCCAGCGCGCTGACGGATTTGATATGGGTCCTCGTCATTACTCTGATCTTGAGCGTGCCCATTTGCTTCTCGCTCCTCCTCTTGCTCAAGCACTACGCCAAGCAGGTCGTCTACGCCTCGCTGCCCTTCTTCGTGCTGCTGCCCGTCTTCTTGAACGTCTACTGGTTCGTCGCATGCACCGTCAGCTCCAGCTGCAGCGACGATTTCCCCTTGGTTTACAGGATCTTGGTGCTGGTGTTCGTGTTCCTGGTCGTTGCGGTGATCGTCTGGATCTTCGTGGCTAATTGGCACCGAATCGAGCTCACCGTCAGGATAATTCGGGTCGCCTCCGATGCTCTGTCGAGGAATCTGGCCTTGTTTTGGGTGTTGCCCTGTATGACTCTCGGCCTGTTGATTTACTATGCTCCCATTATCGTGTTCTTGGTGCTCGCCAGGCAAAATGGGGATATCGTCGCGACCGAATCGGACGGAGAGTACACCTGTGAGTGGAAGCAGGATAGTTGGGTGCCTGCTTATTTCGCATTGGCGATCCTTACTATGCTGTGGTCTTTGACGGTGGCGATCGAAGCTCAGGTCTATGTGATCAGCGGGACCATTGCCCAGTGGTACTTCTCCAAGGAGGATACGCCTCCGAGGAAGAGTATTAGAAGTTCTTTAAG GAATGCTTTTGGTCCTTCCTCGGGAACAATATGTCTCTCTGGATTACTTATTTGTGTAGTTCGTATGGTGCGGACTATAGTTGATGGTGCAAAACGGGAAGATGCCCCTGGATTCGTGAACATTGTGCTCCGTTGCTGTGTTAACGCCTTTTTATGGGCTATTGAATTCTTAAATAAGTTCACCATAACCTTTGCGGCCATAACAGGTGAAGCCTACTGCACATCTGCTAGGATGACATATGAGCTTTTGAAGCGCAATCTCCTTTCTGCTGTCTTTGTGGAGACTATTTCAACCCGATTACTAGCAGGGATTGTTTTTGTATTCTCAGCAATATATGCAGTTGTG gTCTGGGCTATTTTAGAAGGCGTAAGCGACCTTGGAGTGGACTCTTACCTTGTGGCTGTTCTGGCATGGGTGCTGCTGATTGTGGTGCTGGGCTTCTTTATCCATGTTTTGGATGATGTGATAGACACCGTGTACGTGTGTTATGCTGTAGATAGGGATAGAGGGGAAGTCTGTAAACAGGATGTCCACGAGGTCTATGTTCATCTTCCCCTCAGTAGAAACAGTAGGTCGTCTCTCGTCTCGCGGAACCTTGCTGTATGA
- the LOC104420574 gene encoding pentatricopeptide repeat-containing protein At1g11290, chloroplastic-like has translation MIFRSNRIRFQLKSICTHCPPSVSSVANRYERTKILSSHFKLCNIGEAEKLFEKIPDKDVVSWSIMVYGYAKNGYRERSMEAFSRMRMSGVVPNSFTMVGVVVGVAGFGDSWLQCVHGLIVKNGQEDNLIVGTALLDAYAKCRNIGGSYKVFQGLRNPGLISFNAAITGFVYNDLFKEALVLFNQLRTVGIVSSIATMVSIVQACAALGSLQLDSVHSLIMKVGLLSHPSVNNSILNMYSSFLDLSGATKLFCLMGNKDIISWSTMMSLFIRLERATDVMKLFHEMRDAGANPDEVVVINLISACVLLGDSTKGRQVHAQVIVCGFANEVSVMNSLVAMYSKCGQLDLSRMVFDHTSQKTVISWTAIISGCAHFGRPQEALRLWVRAREEESFRLDSISLVGVLVASAELAALDLCEQLHCHALGSGLLPCRAVQNSLISAYSKCGVMEPALCAFEEMGCLRDIVSWNVILKGYGVNGAGETAVNFYYDMRMRGVDPDSATYLIVLNACSHAGLVEDGLRIFNQMVEESRIRPHEQHLRCLVDLLARAGCLSVAHGFANYVLDQVGPDVWKALLSGCLVHGNVELAELAARSLSKHEMRKWDQVVLLSNVYASAGRFKDAEVLRSSMENKDLTKNKAVSAIHGMAIDFG, from the coding sequence ATGATCTTCAGGAGCAACCGGATTCGTTTTCAACTGAAGAGCATTTGCACTCACTGCCCACCCTCCGTTTCCAGCGTTGCCAACCGCTACGAACGCACGAAAATCTTGAGCAGCCACTTCAAGTTGTGTAATATTGGCGAAGCAGAGAAGCTGTTTGAGAAAATCCCTGATAAAGATGTAGTTTCCTGGTCGATCATGGTTTATGGGTACGCTAAAAATGGGTATCGTGAAAGATCCATGGAAGCTTTTTCTCGAATGAGAATGTCTGGCGTGGTCCCGAATTCTTTCACCATGGTTGGAGTTGTTGTCGGTGTTGCAGGTTTTGGTGACTCGTGGCTCCAATGTGTTCATGGATTAATTGTTAAGAATGGGCAAGAGGATAATTTGATTGTTGGCACTGCATTATTAGATGCTTATGCGAAATGCAGAAATATTGGTGGCTCTTACAAGGTGTTTCAAGGACTAAGGAACCCAGGTTTGATTTCCTTCAACGCGGCCATTACTGGGTTTGTGTATAATGATCTTTTCAAAGAGGCTCTTGTACTCTTTAACCAACTTAGGACGGTTGGCATTGTATCCAGTATAGCGACAATGGTGTCCATTGTCCAGGCATGTGCTGCGTTAGGATCACTGCAACTAGATTCTGTTCACAGCTTGATTATGAAGGTTGGTCTCTTGTCACATCCATCTGTAAATAATTCGATTCTGAACATGTATTCTAGTTTTCTGGATTTATCTGGTGCTACAAAACTTTTTTGTTTgatgggaaacaaagatatCATTAGTTGGAGTACAATGATGAGTTTATTTATCCGCCTTGAACGTGCAACTGATGTGATGAAGCTTTTCCATGAGATGAGAGATGCCGGTGCCAATCCTGATGAAGTAGTTGTTATCAACCTGATCTCTGCTTGTGTACTATTAGGAGATTCAACTAAAGGAAGACAAGTACATGCTCAGGTTATTGTTTGTGGCTTTGCTAATGAGGTTTCTGTTATGAACTCTCTTGTTGCCATGTATTCGAAGTGTGGTCAATTGGATCTTTCAAGAATGGTTTTTGATCACACATCCCAGAAAACAGTAATTTCTTGGACAGCGATAATCTCAGGATGTGCACATTTTGGACGTCCACAAGAGGCTTTGCGCCTATGGGTAAGAGCACGAGAGGAAGAAAGCTTTCGCCTTGATTCAATTTCATTGGTTGGTGTTCTAGTCGCTAGTGCAGAGCTCGCTGCACTGGATCTATGCGAGCAGCTTCACTGTCATGCACTTGGATCTGGTCTTTTGCCATGTAGAGCAGTCCAGAATAGTCTCATATCAGCATACTCAAAATGTGGGGTCATGGAACCGGCCCTTTGTGCATTCGAGGAGATGGGTTGTCTTCGGGATATAGTCTCCTGGAATGTAATATTGAAAGGTTATGGAGTTAATGGTGCCGGAGAAACTGCAGTAAATTTCTACTATGATATGAGGATGCGGGGGGTGGATCCTGATAGTGCGACTTACCTGATTGTTTTGAATGCTTGTAGTCATGCAGGGCTGGTGGAAGATGGACTAAGGATTTTCAATCAAATGGTTGAAGAGAGCAGAATTAGGCCTCACGAGCAGCATCTGCGGTGCTTAGTTGACTTGCTTGCTCGTGCGGGATGCTTGTCTGTCGCACATGGCTTTGCCAATTATGTTTTGGATCAGGTGGGCCCAGACGTTTGGAAGGCTCTTCTTAGTGGGTGCCTGGTTCATGGGAATGTGGAGCTTGCCGAACTAGCAGCAAGAAGTTTGTCCAAACATGAAATGAGAAAATGGGATCAAGTTGTGCTTCTGTCAAATGTCTATGCATCAGCTGGGAGATTTAAGGATGCTGAAGTTCTGAGATCCAGTATGGAAAATAAAGACTTAACAAAGAACAAAGCTGTCAGCGCAATCCATGGAATGGCGATTGATTTTGGATGA
- the LOC104418932 gene encoding LOW QUALITY PROTEIN: subtilisin-like protease SBT1.6 (The sequence of the model RefSeq protein was modified relative to this genomic sequence to represent the inferred CDS: inserted 1 base in 1 codon), with product MAASSFFFALFSFFLFSGGCSGDGEAAAKTYIVRVDAGSKPSIFPTHYHWYTSEFADPARILHTYDTVFHGFSASLTGAQASALLRHPNVLAAFEDRRRRLHTTRSPQFLGLRNQRGLWSESDYGSDVVVGVFDTGITPGRRSFXDQNLGPVPKRWKGVCEAGVGFSLKSCNRKIVGARFFSKGNEAAGRSAGPAIGINETVEFRSPRDADGHGTHTASTAAGRYTFQASMSGYAMGVAKGVAPKARIASYKVCWKDSGCFDSDILAAFDTAVKDGVDVISISIGGGDGVSSPYYLDPIAIGSYGAVANGVFVSASAGNDGPNEMSVTNLAPWLTTVGASTIDRNFPADVTLGNGVKLSGVSLYAGPPLEGKMYPLVYPGKSGVLSASLCMENSLDPNLVKGKIVICDRGSSPRVAKGLVVQKAGGIGMILANGMSNGEGLVGDAHVIPTAALGANEGDAVKSYIKLTAKPTATIDFRGTQLGIKPAPVVASFSGRGPNGLDPEILKPDLIAPGVNILAAWTDAVGPTGLPSDKRKTEFNILSGTSMACPHVSGAAALLKSAHPDWSPAMIRSAMMTTANLVDNRNQRISDESTGKNGSPYDFGAGHLHLDLAMDPGLVYDITNDDYVSFLCGIGYSNKIIQVITRLPANCPAKKPLPENLNYPSISALFLTSSKGVQSKTFIRTATNVGQPNAVYQVRVESVPKGVTISVKPAKLVFTEAVKKQSYVVTVTADTRNLELDDSGAAFGSLAWSDGKHVVRSPIAITEITMM from the exons atggcggcttcttccttcttcttcgctctcttctccttcttcctcttctccggcGGCTgctccggcgacggcgaggcggcggcgaaGACCTACATCGTCCGCGTCGACGCCGGGTCCAAGCCCTCCATCTTCCCCACCCACTACCACTGGTACACCTCCGAGTTCGCCGACCCGGCCCGCATCCTCCACACCTACGATACCGTCTTCCACGGCTTCTCCGCCTCCCTCACCGGGGCCCAGGCCTCCGCCCTCCTCCGCCACCCCAACGTCCTCGCCGCCTTCGaggaccgccgccgccgcctccacaCCACCCGCTCCCCGCAGTTCCTGGGCCTCCGGAACCAGCGCGGCCTCTGGTCCGAGTCCGACTACGGCTCCGACGTCGTCGTCGGCGTCTTCGACACGGGCATCACTCCCGGGCGCCGCAGCT TCGACCAGAACCTCGGTCCCGTGCCGAAGCGCTGGAAGGGCGTTTGCGAGGCGGGCGTCGGGTTCTCCCTCAAAAGCTGTAACCGGAAGATCGTCGGAGCGAGATTCTTCTCTAAAGGGAACGAGGCCGCCGGAAGGTCTGCCGGTCCGGCGATCGGAATCAACGAGACGGTCGAGTTCAG GTCGCCGAGAGATGCCGACGGGCACGGGACGCACACGGCGTCGACGGCTGCCGGAAGATACACGTTCCAGGCTTCAATGTCCGGTTACGCTATGGGAGTCGCCAAGGGGGTCGCGCCGAAAGCACGTATCGCGTCCTACAAGGTGTGTTGGAAGGATTCCGGTTGTTTTGATTCTGATATCCTAGCGGCGTTCGACACGGCCGTTAAGGACGGTGTCGACGTGATATCAATCTCGATCGGAGGCGGAGACGGAGTCTCCTCGCCATACTATCTCGACCCTATTGCGATCGGGTCTTATGGGGCCGTCGCGAATGGGGTCTTCGTCTCGGCCTCGGCCGGCAATGATGGGCCGAACGAGATGTCGGTGACGAACCTGGCCCCGTGGCTGACCACAGTGGGCGCCAGCACAATCGACCGGAACTTCCCAGCCGACGTGACCCTCGGCAACGGAGTCAAGCTATCCGGCGTGTCCCTCTACGCTGGACCGCCCCTGGAAGGCAAAATGTATCCCCTGGTCTATCCTGGCAAATCGGGGGTGTTATCTGCTTCGCTTTGTATGGAGAATTCTCTTGATCCAAATCTCGTGAAGGGCAAGATCGTAATTTGTGACCGCGGCAGCAGCCCCCGGGTTGCTAAAGGCCTGGTGGTGCAGAAAGCTGGTGGCATCGGCATGATTCTTGCgaatggaatgtctaatggtGAAGGCCTAGTTGGTGATGCTCATGTCATTCCCACTGCTGCACTCGGTGCTAACGAGGGTGATGCAGTGAAGTCCTATATTAAGTTGACTGCGAAACCGACTGCCACCATCGATTTCCGCGGTACCCAGCTCGGGATCAAGCCAGCTCCGGTAGTGGCCTCATTCTCGGGACGTGGCCCGAACGGGCTAGACCCGGAAATCCTGAAACCAGACTTGATTGCCCCTGGGGTGAACATTTTGGCAGCTTGGACCGATGCAGTCGGTCCGACTGGGTTGCCCTCAGATAAGAGGAAGACCGAGTTTAACATCCTGTCAGGGACTTCGATGGCTTGCCCCCACGTGAGCGGCGCTGCTGCATTGCTCAAGTCGGCGCACCCAGATTGGAGCCCTGCCATGATCCGATCGGCCATGATGACCACGGCCAATTTGGTTGATAACCGTAACCAGCGGATCAGTGATGAATCCACTGGGAAGAATGGGAGCCCCTATGATTTCGGTGCTGGGCATCTACATCTTGATCTAGCTATGGACCCAGGACTAGTCTATGACATTACAAACGATGACTATGTGAGCTTCTTGTGCGGGATCGGTTACTCCAACAAGATCATTCAGGTGATCACTCGATTGCCGGCGAATTGCCCTGCCAAGAAGCCCTTACCAGAGAACCTGAATTACCCTTCGATATCTGCCCTTTTCTTGACATCGTCGAAGGGGGTCCAGAGCAAGACCTTCATCCGGACCGCAACAAATGTGGGCCAACCAAACGCGGTCTACCAGGTGAGGGTCGAGTCGGTGCCCAAAGGAGTCACCATAAGCGTGAAGCCGGCCAAGCTGGTGTTCACGGAGGCCGTCAAGAAGCAGAGCTACGTGGTGACCGTGACGGCGGACACCCGCAACTTGGAGCTTGACGACTCGGGCGCGGCCTTTGGGTCGCTCGCTTGGTCCGACGGGAAGCACGTGGTGAGGAGCCCCATCGCGATTACCGAAATAACCATGATGTGA
- the LOC104418934 gene encoding protein EARLY-RESPONSIVE TO DEHYDRATION 7, chloroplastic yields MSSPKRSENPANPLYPEVILSNPEATSPFYATPATSSSSSPSLYPPVDMTDAAENLFPESDNLYAQPSEETLVKVPGAMVHLIQTEKSIELACGELTIVGLRQGDNVIAVLARVGDEIQWPLAKDEPAVKLDDTHYFFTLRVPADGGDSDRGEGGDFEMLNYGLTFAAKGQDGLLKELDRVLEAYSCFSVQEVKEMENWEMVARELSPDDLRSKEKKQLVEENSAAYWTALAPNVEEYSGRVARLIAAGSGQLIKGILWCGDVTVERLKWADEFLRRRLGPASKSEISAGAMERIKRVKKLTKMSEDVATGILSGVVKVSGFITGSIVNSRAGKKFFSLLPGEIVLASLDGFNKVCDAVEVAGKNVMSTTSVVTTGLVSQRYGEQAAHATNEGLDAAGHAIGTAWAVFKIRKAINPKSVLKPTTLVKAAAEANSADVNAKGKKNGS; encoded by the exons ATGTCTTCGCCAAAGCGCTCTGAAAATCCCGCGAACCCGCTCTACCCAGAAGTGATCCTGTCCAACCCAGAAGCGACTTCGCCGTTCTACGCGACCCCCGCCacttcgtcgtcttcttccccgtcTCTGTATCCTCCCGTCGACATGACAGACGCTGCCGAGAACCTCTTCCCCGAAAGCGACAACCTTTATGCCCAACCGTCGGAAGAAACGCTCGTGAAGGTCCCCGGCGCGATGGTCCACCTCATCCAAACCGAGAAAAGCATCGAACTTGCTTGCGGCGAACTCACCATAGTCGGCCTCCGGCAGGGCGACAATGTGATCGCGGTGCTCGCGCGCGTCGGCGACGAAATCCAGTGGCCCCTGGCCAAGGACGAGCCGGCGGTCAAGCTCGACGACACCCACTATTTCTTCACCCTGCGTGTGCCGGCGGATGGTGGGGATTCGGACCGCGGGGAGGGGGGCGATTTCGAGATGCTGAATTACGGACTGACTTTCGCGGCGAAAGGGCAGGATGGCTTGCTGAAGGAGTTGGATAGGGTTTTGGAGGCGTACAGTTGCTTCTCGGTGCAGGaggtgaaggagatggagaaCTGGGAGATGGTGGCGAGGGAGCTGTCCCCGGACGACTTGAGgtcgaaggagaagaagcagtTGGTGGAGGAGAACTCGGCCGCGTATTGGACAGCGTTGGCGCCCAACGTTGAGGAATACAGTGGGCGGGTCGCGAGGCTGATCGCGGCCGGGTCGGGGCAGCTGATCAAGGGCATTCTGTGGTGTGGTGATGTAACGGTGGAGAGATTGAAGTGGGCGGATGAGTTCCTTAGGAGGAGGTTGGGCCCTGCTTCTAAGTCAGAGATCAGTGCAGGAGCAATGGAGAGGATTAAAAG GGTTAAAAAGCTGACGAAGATGTCAGAGGACGTGGCGACTGGAATTCTTTCTGGAGTGGTGAAAGTATCCGGCTTCATCACTGGTTCAATTGTAAATTCCAGAGCCGGCAAGAAATTTTTCAGCCTCCTTCCGGGAGAGATTGTGCTCGCTTCTTTGGATGGGTTTA ATAAGGTTTGCGATGCTGTTGAAGTTGCTGGAAAGAATGTCATGTCAACAACATCAGTGGTGACAACTGGACTCGTTTCACAGAG GTATGGAGAACAAGCGGCTCATGCAACAAACGAAGGCCTAGATGCTGCAGGACATGCTATCGGGACTGCTTGGGCCGTGTTTAAGATAAGAAAGGCCATTAATCCAAAGAGCGTTTTGAAACCAACGACTCTCGTAAAAGCTGCCGCTGAGGCCAATTCTGCTGACGTGAACGCCAAAGGCAAGAAGAATGGCAGTTGA